The genomic stretch GGCCTGGTCGCCGGCTACGTCGGCCGCTGGCTCGACACCGTCATCGTCACCCTCGTCGACACGATCCAGTCGTTCCCCGCGGTGATCCTCGCGCTGGTGCTGCTGGTGCTGCTCGGGCCGTCGACCGGCGCCATCACGCTCGTGCTCGCGATCGGGTTCATCCCGAGCTACGCGCGCACGAGCCGGGCGCTGATGCTCGCCACCAAGGAGAACCCGTACGTCGAGGCGGAGCGCTCGATCGGCGCGGGCCCCGTACGGATCATCACCGTGCACATCCTGCCCAACATGATCGCGCCGGTGTTCATCCTGCTGGCGATGGACCTGCCGTCCGTGATCGCGATCGAGGCGGGCCTGTCGTTCCTCGGGCTCGGCATCCAGCCGCCCACCCCGTCGTGGGGGGTGATCCTGAGCGACGGCTTCCAGTACATCCGCCAGTCGCCGTGGGCGATCGTCGCGGCGAGCGGCGTGCTCGTCGTGACCACCCTCGGGCTGACGCTGCTCGGCGAGGCCCTGCGCGACACCCTCGACCCGCGGCTCGCCCGCCTCACCGGACGGGGGCGGCCATGACGGAGACAACAGAGGCCCTGCTCCGGGTCCGCGACCTCGGTGTCGTCTACCACACCGGCGGCGGCCGCACCCTGCCCGCGCTGCAGGACGTCAGCTTCGACGTCGAGCCGGGCGCGATCGTCGGCATCGTCGGGGAGTCCGGCTGCGGCAAGTCCACGCTGTCGGGCGCACTCATGCGCCTGCTGCCCGCCAACGGCGAGATCAGCTCCGGCGAGATCGTCCTCGGCGGCCGTGACCTGCGCGGCCTCGACGACGCCCAGCTCCGCGACGTGCGCGGCCGCGAGATCTCGATGATCTTCCAGGACCCGCTCAGCTCGCTGAACCCGTCGTTCACCATCGGCAGCCAGCTGAGGGAGATCCAGCGTGCGCACCGCAGGCACCAGCGGCGCTCCGGCGCCGCGATGCGCAAGCACGCGATCGACCTGCTCGACCAGGTCGGCATCCCGGAGCCGGACCGCGCGCTGCGCCGATTCCCGCACGAGTTCTCCGGCGGCATGCGGCAGCGGGTGATGATCGCGATGGCGCTGCTGCTCGAGCCGTCGATCCTCATCGCCGACGAACCCACGTCCGCCCTCGACGTCACGCTCGAGGCCCAGGTGCTCGAGCTGCTCAGCCGGCTGCGTGACGAGCACGGCACGTCCATCCTGTTCGTCACCCACGACCTCGGCGTCGTCGCGCAGCTGTGTGACACGGTGGTCGTGATGTACGCGGGCCAGGCCGTCGAGTACGCCGACGTCCACACCCTGTTCGAACGACCGCGGCACCCGTACACCGAGGCGCTGCTCGC from Streptosporangiales bacterium encodes the following:
- a CDS encoding ABC transporter permease subunit, translating into MTAPTLTPVSPSPSTRPLLDRFGATGRLLRRAGGVFGILVVLTLVVLALVPDVAPYGPATQEIENRLQGPSLDHPFGTDHLGRDLLSRLVFGVRIELSVALPAIALALVCGLVLGLVAGYVGRWLDTVIVTLVDTIQSFPAVILALVLLVLLGPSTGAITLVLAIGFIPSYARTSRALMLATKENPYVEAERSIGAGPVRIITVHILPNMIAPVFILLAMDLPSVIAIEAGLSFLGLGIQPPTPSWGVILSDGFQYIRQSPWAIVAASGVLVVTTLGLTLLGEALRDTLDPRLARLTGRGRP
- a CDS encoding ATP-binding cassette domain-containing protein, which encodes MTETTEALLRVRDLGVVYHTGGGRTLPALQDVSFDVEPGAIVGIVGESGCGKSTLSGALMRLLPANGEISSGEIVLGGRDLRGLDDAQLRDVRGREISMIFQDPLSSLNPSFTIGSQLREIQRAHRRHQRRSGAAMRKHAIDLLDQVGIPEPDRALRRFPHEFSGGMRQRVMIAMALLLEPSILIADEPTSALDVTLEAQVLELLSRLRDEHGTSILFVTHDLGVVAQLCDTVVVMYAGQAVEYADVHTLFERPRHPYTEALLAAMPALERRHETLASIPGRVPDLAALPEGCRFTPRCPYARAACADAPAMSTSDSVLVRCHRYDPDSGYEESAPPAAANGETR